A single region of the Hippopotamus amphibius kiboko isolate mHipAmp2 chromosome 6, mHipAmp2.hap2, whole genome shotgun sequence genome encodes:
- the MFSD4B gene encoding LOW QUALITY PROTEIN: sodium-dependent glucose transporter 1 (The sequence of the model RefSeq protein was modified relative to this genomic sequence to represent the inferred CDS: deleted 1 base in 1 codon) encodes MAGSRRSGRAGAMLRWFTTVLLCAAFLGLGMSVAILGPTFQDLATNVNRNISSLSLIFVGRAFGYLGGSVIGGILFDNMNHFLLLGVSMFATTIGLYLVPFCKTAVLLTVMMSTFGVSIGILDTGGNVLILAIWGDKGAPHMQALHFSFALGAFLAPLLAKLALGTTVSAENHTEADFNHSAFNQSSEADSESLLGIPDNMNLLWAYAVIGAYIFVVSLFFFALFLKKSSRQEKAKASAQRFRRAKYHNTLLCLLFLFFFFYVGAEVTYGSYVFSFATTHAGMKESEAAGLNSIFWGTFAACRGMAVFFATCLQPGTMIVLSNIGSLASSLLLVLFNKSPVCLWVATSVYGASMATTFPSGVSWIEQYTTIHGKAAAFFVVGAALGEMAIPAVIGILQGKYPDLPVVLYTSLGSSIATAVLFPVMYKLATLPLDRQQKEHSKSEDQKALLSSPGLNDYEEENEEEDAEKWNEMDFEVIEMNDTMRNSVIETSRNIMMEPTADVSNQSYSDVFMFESSPVNTGKPPVNHLQETRTKGTKA; translated from the exons ATGGCGGGCTCCCGGCGGAGCGGCCGGGCGGGGGCCATGCTGCGCTGGTTCACCACCGTCCTCCTATGTGCCGCCTTCTTGGGGCTG ggaATGAGTGTTGCTATACTGGGACCCACGTTTCAAGATTTGGCAACAAATGTGAACCGAAATATCAGcagtctttctctgatttttgtgGGCCGTGCCTTTGGATATTTGGGTGGCTCTGTGATTGGTGGAATTCTTTTTGACAATATgaatcattttctccttttgg GGGTGTCAATGTTTGCTACCACAATTGGTCTTTATCTCGTTCCATTTTGTAAGACTGCGGTGTTACTGACTGTCATGATGTCCACCTTTGGTGTTTCAATTGGAATTCTGGATACAG GTGGTAACGTCCTAATCTTGGCTATTTGGGGGGATAAAGGAGCCCCCCACATGCAGGCCTTACACTTCAGTTTTGCCTTGGGTGCCTTTTTGGCTCCACTGCTGGCTAAATTGGCATTGGGCACGACGGTGTCTGCTGAAAACCACACAGAGGCTGACTTTAATCATTCTGCCTTCAACCAATCATCTGAAGCTGACTCAGAATCTCTACTTGGAATACCTGACAATATGAATTTACTATGGGCTTATGCTGTTATCGGTGCTTATATTTTtgtagtttctctctttttttttgctctgtttttaaagaaaagctcaaggcaggaaaaagcaaaagcatCTGCTCAGAGGTTTCGAAGAGCTAAATACCACAACACccttctttgtctcctttttctgttcttctttttttatgttgGAGCTGAGGTAACATATGGCTCTTACGTTTTCTCATTTGCAACGACCCATGCTGGCATGAAAGAAAGTGAAGCGGCTGGGTTGAACTCCATCTTCTGGGGGACCTTCGCAGCCTGCAGGGGCATGGCAGTCTTTTTCGCTACATGTTTACAACCTGGAACCATGATTGTGTTGAGCAACATTGGCAGCCTGGCTTCATCTTTGCTTCTGGTGCTTTTCAACAAGAGCCCAGTTTGTCTCTGGGTAGCAACTTCAGTGTATGGGGCCTCCATGGCAACCACGTTTCCCAGTGGTGTGTCTTGGATTGAGCAGTACACGACCATCCATGGGAAAGCTGCAGCATTTTTTGTAGTCGGTGCTGCCCTGGGAGAAATGGCTATTCCTGCAGTAATTGGAATTCTTCAAGGAAAATACCCTGATTTGCCTGTAGTTTTGTACACCTCTTTGGGGTCATCAATAGCCACTGCTGTTTTATTTCCTGTGATGTATAAATTAGCCACTTTGCCTCTTGATCGTCAGCAAAAAGAACACAGTAAGAGTGAGGACCAGAAAGCTTTGCTTTCTAGCCCTGGGCTGAATGACTATGAGGAAGAGAATGAAGAAGAAGATGcagaaaaatggaatgaaatggacTTTGAAGTGATTGAAATGAATGATACAATGAGGAATTCGGTAATAGAGACATCTAGAAATATTATGATGGAGCCCACAGCCGATGTCTCCAACCAGTCCTACTCAGATGTGTTTATGTTTGAGTCCTCTCCAGTTAATACTGGCAAGCCCCCTGTGAATCAC TTGCAAGAAACCAGGACAAAAGGGACTAAGGCTTAG